The Chryseobacterium sp. 52 genome includes a region encoding these proteins:
- a CDS encoding endonuclease/exonuclease/phosphatase family protein, whose product MNFRFSIVSLLLFVMGFSQDLKVMSFNIRLQVTSDKENAWTERKQDAVDLLNYYHPDYFGVQEALPEQMKDIKAGLKNYDYVGVGRDDGKEKGEFSAIFYDTNRLQVINSGTFWLSETPEKPSRGWDAALNRICTYAVFKDKKSKKEFLAMNLHFDHVGNIARVKSADLILRKIKEMNPKNLPVTLTGDFNLTEDSEPIKILSQHLNDSFYHSETKPYGPKGTFTAFNVNEIPKDRIDYIFVNGFKIKSQRHINDRRENLLYPSDHFPVLVDLAF is encoded by the coding sequence ATGAATTTCAGATTTTCAATTGTATCCTTATTGCTTTTTGTGATGGGATTTTCACAGGATCTTAAAGTAATGAGCTTCAATATCAGGTTGCAGGTAACATCCGATAAGGAAAATGCCTGGACGGAGAGAAAACAGGATGCTGTGGATTTATTAAATTATTATCACCCCGACTATTTCGGAGTTCAGGAAGCTCTTCCTGAGCAGATGAAAGATATCAAGGCGGGACTTAAAAATTATGATTATGTAGGAGTAGGAAGAGATGACGGAAAAGAAAAAGGAGAGTTTTCAGCTATTTTCTATGATACAAACAGGTTGCAGGTAATAAATTCCGGTACATTCTGGCTTTCTGAAACCCCGGAAAAACCTTCCAGAGGATGGGATGCCGCTCTTAACAGGATTTGTACCTATGCGGTTTTTAAAGATAAAAAATCAAAAAAAGAATTTTTGGCCATGAATCTTCACTTTGATCATGTGGGAAATATAGCAAGAGTAAAATCTGCAGATCTTATTTTGAGGAAAATCAAAGAGATGAATCCTAAAAACCTTCCGGTAACGTTAACTGGAGACTTTAATTTAACAGAGGATTCGGAGCCGATAAAAATTCTTTCACAGCATTTAAATGACAGTTTTTATCATTCTGAAACAAAACCTTACGGACCGAAAGGAACCTTTACAGCCTTCAACGTAAATGAAATACCAAAAGACAGGATCGATTATATTTTTGTAAATGGTTTCAAAATAAAATCTCAGCGACATATCAATGACAGAAGAGAAAATCTGCTTTACCCATCGGATCATTTTCCGGTGCTGGTGGATCTTGCTTTCTAA
- a CDS encoding M1 family metallopeptidase, whose protein sequence is MNYKLPSLVAAAAIFLFSGSALAQETPKYSYVEAFKPFFYPQTGTETRSASGQPGHAYWQNSADYTLNVILNDAKNEITGTAEITYTNNSPDQMGFLWLQLDQNLFAKESRGNAVVPASGSRNGAHGEDLDGGYRIKSVKLEGNDVKYTITDTRMQIDLPKELKAKGGVAKIKIEYSFVSPTYGSDRMGVETTKNGKIFTIAQWYPRMCVYDDVMGWNTLPYVGASEFYLEYGHITANITVPSNHYVVASGELLNYKDVYSKEENSRWEQARNSDKTVMIRPESEIGKSQASGTKTWKFKIDQTRDFAWASSSAFILDAAKINLPSGKKSVAISAYPAESAGEKAWGRSTEYTKAAIEHYSQKWYEYTYPAATNVAGNEGGMEYPGIVFCHMNSKGEDLWGVTDHEFGHNWFPMIVGSNERLFAWMDEGFNTFINELSTKAFNNGEYYSKKNIARSGGFMMSDNIEPIMVGPDNMKERSIGVLAYFKPGMGLQVLRETILGPEKFDKAFKTYIDRWAFKHPTPWDFFHTMENVSGEELNWFWRGWFINKWKIDQSVKDVKYVNGDFKNGAQITVENLGQLPMPTTVQVKFKDGTKQIVKIPVEVWKRNTEWSLKVNSNKEIAEVMLDPDAMVPDVNPTNNIWPSAQTKAVEKINTKDFAGTYSTKSAPIKLVFMDKNGQLYAKAGNQQEFPLEYAGDNQFTFEEAAITLAFSKDKKTVAFKQGGREYTFTKE, encoded by the coding sequence ATGAATTATAAACTTCCAAGCCTTGTTGCAGCGGCGGCAATATTCCTGTTTTCAGGCTCTGCTTTAGCTCAGGAAACTCCAAAATACAGTTATGTAGAAGCATTCAAACCTTTCTTTTATCCTCAAACCGGTACAGAAACCCGTTCTGCAAGCGGACAGCCGGGACACGCATACTGGCAGAATTCAGCAGATTATACTCTGAATGTAATCCTCAATGATGCTAAAAATGAAATTACAGGGACGGCTGAAATTACCTATACAAATAACAGTCCCGACCAAATGGGGTTCCTATGGCTGCAGCTTGACCAGAATTTATTTGCAAAAGAATCTCGTGGTAATGCTGTGGTTCCTGCATCAGGAAGTAGAAACGGCGCTCATGGAGAAGATCTGGATGGCGGTTATAGGATTAAATCTGTAAAACTGGAGGGTAATGACGTGAAATATACCATTACCGATACCAGAATGCAGATTGATCTTCCCAAAGAGTTGAAAGCTAAAGGTGGCGTTGCGAAAATTAAAATTGAATACTCTTTTGTCTCTCCTACCTATGGATCTGACAGAATGGGAGTGGAGACGACTAAAAATGGTAAAATATTTACAATAGCACAATGGTATCCGAGAATGTGCGTATATGATGATGTGATGGGCTGGAATACGCTTCCTTATGTGGGAGCTTCAGAGTTCTATCTGGAATATGGTCATATTACGGCAAATATTACAGTGCCGTCTAATCATTATGTAGTAGCATCAGGAGAGCTTCTGAACTATAAAGATGTTTACAGTAAAGAAGAAAATTCCCGCTGGGAACAGGCAAGAAACAGTGATAAAACAGTCATGATCCGTCCGGAATCTGAGATCGGTAAAAGCCAGGCTTCAGGGACCAAAACATGGAAATTTAAAATCGATCAGACCCGTGATTTTGCCTGGGCTTCATCGTCTGCATTTATTCTGGATGCCGCAAAAATAAACCTTCCGAGCGGTAAGAAATCCGTGGCTATTTCAGCGTACCCTGCAGAAAGTGCGGGTGAAAAAGCCTGGGGAAGATCTACAGAATATACCAAGGCTGCCATTGAGCATTATTCACAAAAATGGTATGAATATACGTATCCGGCGGCAACCAATGTAGCAGGAAATGAGGGCGGAATGGAATATCCGGGAATCGTATTCTGTCATATGAATTCAAAGGGTGAAGATCTTTGGGGCGTTACAGATCATGAATTCGGACACAACTGGTTTCCAATGATCGTAGGCTCCAATGAGAGATTATTTGCATGGATGGACGAGGGCTTCAATACCTTTATCAACGAGTTATCCACAAAGGCATTCAATAACGGAGAATATTATTCAAAGAAAAATATTGCCAGAAGCGGTGGCTTTATGATGAGCGATAATATCGAACCGATTATGGTGGGACCGGATAATATGAAGGAAAGAAGCATTGGAGTTCTGGCTTATTTTAAGCCGGGGATGGGACTGCAGGTTTTGAGGGAAACAATTCTCGGGCCTGAGAAATTCGACAAAGCTTTCAAAACGTATATTGACCGATGGGCATTCAAGCATCCTACGCCCTGGGATTTCTTCCACACGATGGAAAATGTTTCCGGTGAAGAGCTGAACTGGTTCTGGAGAGGATGGTTTATCAATAAATGGAAGATTGATCAGTCTGTAAAAGATGTAAAATATGTCAATGGTGATTTTAAAAACGGAGCTCAGATCACGGTTGAAAACCTTGGCCAGCTGCCAATGCCTACGACTGTTCAGGTGAAATTTAAAGATGGGACCAAACAAATCGTAAAAATTCCTGTGGAGGTTTGGAAACGTAATACGGAATGGTCACTCAAAGTAAATTCAAATAAAGAAATCGCTGAGGTCATGCTGGATCCGGATGCTATGGTTCCTGATGTTAATCCCACTAACAATATTTGGCCTTCAGCACAGACAAAAGCCGTTGAAAAGATCAATACAAAAGATTTTGCAGGAACATACTCTACTAAGAGTGCTCCAATCAAATTGGTCTTTATGGATAAAAATGGACAACTTTATGCCAAAGCAGGAAATCAGCAGGAATTTCCTCTGGAATATGCAGGTGATAATCAGTTTACTTTTGAAGAAGCGGCCATAACGTTAGCATTTAGCAAGGATAAAAAGACCGTTGCTTTTAAACAGGGCGGAAGAGAATATACTTTTACTAAGGAATAA
- a CDS encoding SDR family oxidoreductase yields MNLYTQPMLREGALKDKVAIVTGGGSGLGKAMTKYFLELGAKVVITSRNLEKLQATAKELEDETGGKVLSVACDVRNWDEVEAMKEAALKEFGRIDILLNNAAGNFISPTERLTHSAFDSILDIVLKGTKNCTLSIGKHWIDSKSPGTVLNIVTTYAWTGSAYVVPSACAKAGVLAMTRSLAVEWAKYGIRFNAIAPGPFPTKGAWDRLLPGDLQEKFDMRKKVPLRRVGEHQELANLAAYLVSDYSAYMNGEVVTIDGGEWLQGAGEFNMLEDIPKEMWDALEAMIKAKKTN; encoded by the coding sequence ATGAATTTATATACACAGCCTATGTTGCGCGAAGGTGCATTAAAAGATAAAGTTGCAATTGTAACGGGAGGCGGAAGCGGTCTCGGTAAAGCAATGACCAAATATTTTCTGGAATTGGGGGCTAAAGTGGTAATCACTTCCCGTAATCTGGAGAAATTACAGGCAACGGCCAAAGAACTGGAAGATGAAACAGGCGGGAAAGTTCTTTCTGTAGCTTGTGACGTGAGAAACTGGGATGAGGTGGAAGCTATGAAAGAGGCTGCGTTAAAAGAATTTGGAAGAATTGATATTTTACTGAACAATGCAGCCGGAAACTTTATTTCTCCAACAGAAAGACTGACACACTCTGCTTTTGACTCTATTTTAGATATTGTTTTAAAAGGAACAAAGAACTGTACCCTTTCTATTGGAAAGCACTGGATAGATTCTAAAAGTCCGGGAACTGTTTTGAATATTGTAACAACCTATGCATGGACAGGATCAGCCTATGTCGTTCCTTCAGCATGTGCAAAAGCAGGGGTTCTGGCAATGACAAGATCTCTAGCCGTAGAATGGGCAAAATACGGAATCCGTTTCAATGCCATCGCTCCGGGACCTTTCCCTACAAAAGGAGCCTGGGACAGACTGCTTCCGGGAGACCTTCAGGAAAAGTTTGATATGAGAAAGAAAGTTCCTCTAAGAAGAGTAGGAGAGCATCAGGAGCTGGCCAATCTTGCCGCTTATCTGGTTTCAGATTATTCTGCTTATATGAATGGAGAAGTAGTGACCATAGATGGTGGAGAATGGCTTCAGGGAGCAGGAGAATTCAATATGCTTGAAGATATTCCGAAGGAAATGTGGGATGCACTGGAAGCAATGATCAAGGCAAAAAAGACAAATTAA
- a CDS encoding GH92 family glycosyl hydrolase: protein MKNTATFAVIFLLFLSQSSKAQQFEKLTQYVNTLIGTEKMGHTYPGATVPFGAVQLSPETDTISYELNGKYNGEVYKYCAGYRYEDKTIVGFSSTHFSGTGHSDLGDFLIMPTVGKLQLNPGTATHPENGYRSRFSHQNEKAEAGYYKVKLDDHNILAELTASTRTGVHRYTFPKSDQAHIIMDLTAGIYNYDGKNVWTYVRVENDGTVTGYRQTNGWARTRTVYFAMKFSKPFKSYGQKNYDGKQVYNGFWRKFDQTKNFPEIAGKNLKMYFDFDTNEGEAIEVKLAISPVSQTNAVENLEKEVGNLSFDQVKAKAQENWNKELNKIVIKGSETEKTNFYTAMYHTFISPTTYMDINGEYKGLDQNIHKAEGFTNYTTFSIWDTYRALHPFFNLIQPKRNNDMVKSMMAHYDQFSMKMLPIWSHYANDNWCMSGYHSVSVAADAVIKGNYNGDPKEVLKACIATANKRDYEGIGYYIDMGYIPAEKSGTSVSNTLEYAYDDWAIAQLAKHLGETEIYNQFIKRSENWKNNFDPKVGFMRPRLADGSFKKDFDVLSTHGQGFIEGNSWNYSFFVPQNPDGLIQMMGGKKKFASKLDELFTMHLPDEFFADTEDITREGIIGGYVHGNEPAHHVAYFYNWAGQPWKTQAQIRRILEMQYKATPDGLGGNDDAGQMSAWYILSSLGFYPVAPGSEDYAIGSPAVDHAVLNLENGKAFEIEAVNQSPKNVYIEKVLLNGKEIKNFTLKHSEIMNGGKLTFYMTAKPKK, encoded by the coding sequence ATGAAAAATACGGCAACTTTTGCAGTTATATTCCTTTTATTTCTCAGTCAGTCTTCAAAAGCTCAACAATTTGAAAAGCTGACACAGTATGTAAACACTCTTATCGGAACGGAAAAAATGGGACATACCTATCCCGGTGCCACTGTCCCTTTCGGAGCTGTACAGCTGAGTCCGGAAACTGATACCATCTCTTATGAGCTTAATGGAAAATATAACGGTGAAGTGTATAAATACTGTGCGGGATATCGCTATGAAGACAAAACAATCGTAGGTTTCAGTTCTACCCACTTCAGCGGAACAGGACATTCTGATCTTGGAGATTTTCTGATTATGCCAACCGTAGGAAAACTTCAGCTGAATCCGGGAACAGCCACTCACCCTGAGAACGGGTACAGAAGCAGGTTTTCACATCAAAACGAAAAAGCGGAAGCCGGATATTACAAAGTAAAACTGGATGATCACAATATCCTTGCAGAACTGACTGCCTCAACAAGAACCGGAGTTCACAGATATACTTTTCCAAAATCTGACCAGGCACACATCATTATGGACCTGACAGCAGGAATCTATAATTACGATGGCAAAAATGTATGGACTTATGTGCGTGTTGAAAATGACGGAACTGTCACAGGATATCGCCAGACAAACGGTTGGGCAAGAACCAGAACCGTTTATTTCGCTATGAAATTTTCTAAGCCATTCAAATCTTATGGCCAGAAAAACTATGATGGAAAACAGGTTTATAATGGATTTTGGAGAAAGTTTGATCAAACCAAAAATTTCCCTGAAATCGCTGGTAAAAACCTGAAAATGTATTTTGATTTTGATACCAATGAAGGGGAAGCCATTGAAGTTAAGCTGGCAATTTCACCCGTAAGCCAAACCAATGCAGTAGAAAACCTAGAAAAAGAAGTTGGGAATTTATCTTTTGATCAGGTCAAAGCAAAAGCTCAGGAAAACTGGAATAAAGAACTGAACAAAATTGTCATTAAAGGTTCAGAAACAGAGAAAACGAATTTTTATACAGCAATGTATCATACTTTCATCAGTCCTACTACTTATATGGACATCAATGGAGAGTATAAAGGCTTAGATCAGAATATCCATAAAGCAGAAGGTTTTACCAATTATACCACATTCTCAATTTGGGATACGTACCGTGCACTGCATCCTTTCTTTAATCTGATCCAGCCAAAACGGAATAATGATATGGTAAAATCCATGATGGCACATTATGATCAGTTTTCTATGAAAATGCTTCCGATATGGTCCCATTATGCCAATGATAACTGGTGTATGAGCGGTTACCACAGTGTAAGTGTAGCAGCAGATGCTGTCATCAAAGGAAACTATAATGGGGATCCGAAAGAAGTCCTGAAAGCGTGCATCGCAACAGCCAACAAAAGAGATTATGAAGGAATCGGATATTATATAGATATGGGATATATTCCTGCTGAGAAAAGCGGGACTTCAGTTTCCAACACCCTGGAATATGCTTATGACGACTGGGCTATTGCTCAGCTTGCAAAACATTTAGGAGAAACAGAAATTTACAATCAATTTATCAAACGTTCTGAAAACTGGAAAAATAATTTCGATCCCAAAGTAGGTTTTATGCGTCCCCGATTGGCAGACGGAAGCTTCAAAAAAGATTTTGATGTCCTGAGTACGCACGGACAGGGATTTATTGAAGGAAATTCCTGGAATTACAGCTTTTTTGTTCCTCAGAATCCTGACGGACTGATTCAAATGATGGGTGGAAAGAAAAAATTTGCCTCAAAACTGGACGAATTATTCACGATGCATCTTCCTGACGAATTTTTTGCCGACACAGAAGATATTACCCGTGAAGGAATCATTGGTGGCTATGTTCACGGAAATGAGCCGGCTCATCATGTTGCCTATTTTTATAACTGGGCGGGACAGCCATGGAAAACCCAGGCACAGATCCGACGTATTCTGGAAATGCAGTACAAGGCAACGCCGGACGGTCTTGGTGGAAATGATGATGCAGGACAGATGAGTGCATGGTATATTTTAAGCTCACTTGGATTTTATCCTGTAGCACCAGGTTCTGAAGATTATGCTATTGGAAGTCCGGCTGTAGATCATGCTGTTCTCAATCTTGAAAATGGAAAAGCTTTCGAAATAGAAGCCGTGAATCAAAGTCCAAAGAATGTTTATATTGAAAAGGTTCTTTTAAATGGAAAGGAAATTAAAAACTTCACCTTAAAACACTCAGAAATTATGAACGGTGGAAAGCTTACGTTTTACATGACTGCCAAACCGAAGAAATGA
- a CDS encoding response regulator transcription factor, giving the protein MEKAKILYAEDDKTIAFLIQDSLENYYDIHHYPDGKSALEAFNSQGFDICLLDIMMPELNGFELAQYIRDKNSEIPIIFISAKALKEDRIKGLKIGADDYLVKPFSIEELILKIEVFLKRTRKTDSATPKYKVGKYNFDPKNYTLQDTGTTVTLTQRESDLLLYFIRHKNTVLKRQDILKAIWGDDDYFMGRSLDVFISRLRKVFADEHSIIIENLHGIGFRFSEKQ; this is encoded by the coding sequence ATGGAAAAAGCAAAAATTTTATATGCTGAAGATGACAAAACGATCGCTTTCCTGATTCAGGACAGCCTCGAAAACTATTATGACATCCACCATTACCCAGATGGAAAATCGGCACTTGAAGCCTTCAATAGCCAGGGTTTTGATATCTGTCTGCTTGACATTATGATGCCGGAACTCAACGGATTTGAATTAGCCCAGTACATTCGTGATAAAAACTCTGAAATCCCTATCATTTTTATTTCCGCAAAAGCTCTGAAAGAAGACAGGATCAAAGGGCTAAAAATAGGGGCCGATGATTATCTGGTAAAACCATTCAGCATAGAAGAATTAATTCTAAAGATTGAAGTCTTTTTAAAACGCACCAGGAAAACAGATTCCGCCACGCCCAAATACAAAGTCGGAAAATATAATTTTGATCCTAAAAACTATACTTTACAAGATACAGGAACCACCGTTACTCTTACTCAAAGAGAATCTGACCTGCTTTTATATTTTATCCGCCACAAGAACACGGTCTTAAAAAGACAAGATATTTTGAAGGCAATCTGGGGAGATGATGATTATTTTATGGGACGCAGCCTGGATGTATTTATTTCTAGATTGCGAAAAGTATTTGCAGATGAACACAGTATAATCATCGAAAATCTGCACGGAATTGGCTTTCGGTTTTCTGAAAAACAATAA
- a CDS encoding DUF1573 domain-containing protein — protein MKKLTISALLAVFAFSPFYANVFPAEGTSVVKMIADAIKWKSESIDVGNIPQGKPKLIRFEFTNTSSKPIVIENVAPSCGCTTADYTKTPILPGKKGFVEASYNAAAAGAFMKTVNVTTSESKTPKTLSFKGTVVS, from the coding sequence ATGAAAAAATTAACTATCTCAGCACTTTTGGCAGTTTTTGCATTCTCCCCATTTTATGCGAATGTATTTCCTGCAGAAGGAACTTCAGTGGTAAAAATGATTGCAGATGCAATTAAATGGAAATCAGAATCAATAGATGTAGGAAATATCCCTCAGGGAAAACCGAAACTGATCAGATTTGAATTTACCAATACCAGCTCAAAACCTATCGTTATAGAAAATGTAGCTCCATCATGTGGTTGTACAACAGCAGATTACACTAAAACTCCAATTCTTCCGGGGAAAAAAGGATTTGTAGAAGCAAGTTATAACGCAGCAGCTGCAGGTGCATTTATGAAAACAGTGAATGTGACAACCAGCGAAAGCAAAACTCCTAAAACACTTTCGTTCAAAGGAACCGTTGTTTCATAA
- a CDS encoding sensor histidine kinase, whose amino-acid sequence MILKSKNLIALFAALFILLLGIQAYFMYKTYQVKEREIYRDVHNRLTRFTDDLEDKKGLKKASNDSLQQIFIQYNNKEISKKKFLDLFEQSRKKAQDPFSNYVDQKFKKEGYQIAVKVQYLSIVFLPTKTQLIDKPITLFETRNKVVKAGISNAGNWETTSQSTSDDDKKVTKDNSFHVKSKTDFEILNIKIIVFKELTLLFLCCIALLASVLILYIFTVKNLIKQQKQVEVLHTVVDNISHEFKTPIATLKIASKALAKDWNTETLPLIDRQIVRLEGLMQQLHKDEMEEGTTGTKPEDWKFFIQDLAFTYPKVQFEINSEITKELPFDKNLMETVIKNLCENSVKYGASTVSTHIIQHLQNIKIEVSDNGYGMEKQELKNIFEKFYRIQANNIHNSKGLGLGLYFVKKIIIQYGGKIEVASQLQKGTTFTIQLPYED is encoded by the coding sequence ATGATCTTGAAAAGTAAAAATCTTATTGCTCTCTTTGCGGCTTTGTTTATTCTTCTTTTGGGGATCCAGGCTTATTTTATGTATAAGACCTATCAGGTGAAAGAACGGGAAATTTACAGAGATGTACACAACAGACTCACCCGGTTCACAGACGATCTTGAAGACAAAAAGGGGTTAAAAAAAGCATCAAATGATTCATTACAACAGATCTTTATACAATATAATAACAAAGAGATCAGCAAGAAAAAATTTCTGGACCTTTTTGAACAGAGCAGAAAAAAGGCTCAGGATCCATTCAGTAATTATGTAGATCAAAAATTTAAAAAAGAAGGCTATCAGATTGCTGTAAAAGTCCAGTACCTCTCTATTGTATTTCTTCCTACTAAAACACAGCTTATCGACAAACCGATTACCCTTTTTGAAACAAGAAATAAAGTGGTAAAAGCAGGAATTTCAAATGCCGGAAACTGGGAAACGACCTCACAATCGACATCTGATGACGACAAAAAAGTCACAAAAGACAATAGTTTTCACGTAAAAAGTAAAACAGATTTTGAAATTCTAAATATTAAAATTATCGTATTCAAAGAACTTACATTGCTCTTTCTATGCTGTATTGCTTTGCTCGCAAGTGTTCTGATCCTGTATATTTTTACAGTAAAAAATTTAATCAAACAGCAAAAGCAGGTGGAAGTTCTTCATACGGTTGTCGATAATATTTCGCATGAATTCAAGACCCCAATCGCTACCCTTAAAATTGCATCCAAAGCATTGGCCAAAGACTGGAATACAGAAACTCTACCGTTGATAGACCGCCAGATCGTCCGCCTTGAAGGCCTTATGCAGCAACTTCATAAGGATGAAATGGAAGAAGGGACTACAGGAACAAAACCTGAAGACTGGAAGTTTTTCATTCAGGATCTGGCTTTCACTTACCCTAAAGTTCAATTCGAAATCAACAGTGAAATCACCAAAGAACTTCCTTTTGATAAAAACCTGATGGAAACCGTCATTAAAAACCTTTGTGAAAATAGTGTAAAATATGGAGCCTCCACCGTAAGCACGCATATTATCCAACATCTGCAAAATATAAAAATTGAAGTCTCCGATAATGGTTACGGCATGGAGAAGCAGGAACTCAAAAATATCTTTGAAAAATTTTACAGGATACAGGCTAATAATATCCATAACAGTAAAGGATTAGGACTCGGACTTTATTTCGTGAAAAAAATTATCATCCAATATGGCGGTAAAATAGAAGTTGCCAGCCAGCTTCAAAAAGGAACAACTTTCACCATACAATTGCCTTATGAAGACTAG
- a CDS encoding sensor histidine kinase yields the protein MEIKKLNIIITLGFIAIIGIMTAQLLWTRQAYNLEDKKFNQKVNIALSEVVEKLSGGKTSFTENPVQNISNDYYVVNINNEFHPAVLEHYLRTEFTRVQINTDYVYALYNCHSDKMIYGKYISKNQESPSDKVINFPKHKNLIYYFSIRFPDKTTYLISSLRFWYLLTFALIIILLVYVYSIYTIIQQKKFSELQRDFINNMTHEFKTPLSSILLASEALNKQSIVQENSKLQTYTSIIINQSYKLNNHIEKILNIAKNDASGLSLKPQKILLLPFIQEIADTMQQKNENLTLHIEIEENISIIADEFHFTNIIYNILDNSIKYCEKKPDITISSRKDSKGLYLKFQDNGIGIPAKNLPHIFDKFYRVNTKKSDEVNGFGLGLFYVKKIVQQHQWKISVENNTEEGISITLFFPF from the coding sequence ATGGAAATTAAAAAACTTAATATTATTATAACTCTCGGGTTCATTGCTATTATCGGAATTATGACCGCTCAGCTTTTATGGACCCGGCAGGCCTATAATCTTGAAGATAAAAAATTTAACCAAAAAGTTAATATCGCTTTATCAGAAGTGGTAGAAAAATTATCCGGAGGAAAAACTTCTTTTACTGAAAATCCGGTACAGAATATTTCTAATGATTATTACGTGGTTAATATTAATAATGAGTTCCATCCTGCGGTTCTCGAACATTATCTGCGGACAGAATTCACCCGCGTCCAGATCAATACAGATTATGTGTATGCCCTGTATAATTGCCATAGTGACAAGATGATCTATGGAAAGTATATCTCGAAAAACCAGGAAAGTCCAAGTGATAAGGTTATTAATTTCCCCAAGCATAAAAACCTGATTTATTATTTTTCCATCCGTTTTCCTGATAAAACGACCTATCTGATAAGTTCATTGAGGTTTTGGTATTTGCTTACATTTGCCCTCATCATCATTCTTCTGGTATATGTTTATTCTATATACACGATTATTCAGCAAAAAAAATTCTCAGAGCTCCAAAGGGATTTCATTAACAATATGACACATGAGTTCAAAACGCCCTTATCTTCAATACTTTTAGCATCAGAAGCTCTTAATAAACAGAGTATAGTACAGGAAAATTCGAAACTTCAGACCTATACTTCCATTATTATCAATCAGAGCTACAAGCTTAATAATCATATTGAAAAAATATTAAATATTGCAAAAAATGATGCTTCCGGACTGTCATTAAAGCCTCAGAAAATTCTATTGCTTCCTTTCATTCAGGAAATTGCCGATACCATGCAGCAAAAGAATGAAAACCTCACGCTGCATATAGAAATTGAAGAAAATATTTCTATTATTGCAGATGAATTTCACTTTACCAATATCATCTACAATATTTTAGACAACTCTATTAAGTATTGCGAAAAAAAGCCTGACATTACGATTTCATCCCGTAAAGATTCAAAAGGTTTATATTTAAAGTTTCAAGATAACGGTATAGGAATTCCCGCTAAAAATCTCCCTCATATTTTTGATAAATTTTACAGGGTGAATACCAAAAAAAGTGATGAAGTCAATGGTTTTGGATTAGGGTTGTTCTATGTAAAAAAAATCGTTCAGCAACATCAATGGAAAATTTCGGTTGAAAATAATACAGAGGAAGGAATTAGCATCACTTTATTTTTTCCATTTTAA
- a CDS encoding response regulator transcription factor, with product MKTRILLAEDDADFGMILKQYLELEDFEVEWFQNPLDIVSILNADLPFDIGILDIMMPNMDGFSLAKKILKEKSDFPLLFLTAKNQKIDRLTGLKIGADDYISKPCDPEELILRIKNILKRIQPAIVQQQTKINIGEYSLDTEKLLLSHPTGNIRLTIREQQLLIHLLKHNRKTIKRDDILDNLWETNDYFTGRSLDVFISRLRKYFIHDPEIKIQSLRGIGFEIDFPTK from the coding sequence ATGAAGACTAGAATACTTTTAGCAGAAGACGATGCAGACTTTGGAATGATCCTTAAGCAATATCTTGAGCTGGAGGATTTTGAGGTAGAATGGTTTCAGAATCCCTTAGATATTGTAAGTATTTTAAACGCTGATCTTCCCTTTGATATTGGAATTTTAGATATTATGATGCCTAATATGGATGGGTTTTCTTTAGCCAAAAAGATATTAAAAGAAAAGTCTGATTTTCCATTGCTCTTTTTAACGGCTAAAAACCAAAAAATAGATCGTTTAACAGGTCTGAAAATAGGCGCTGATGATTATATCTCTAAACCCTGCGACCCTGAAGAACTGATTCTGAGAATCAAAAACATCCTTAAGAGAATACAACCTGCAATAGTACAGCAACAAACCAAGATCAATATAGGAGAATATTCTCTGGATACAGAAAAGTTATTACTATCGCATCCGACAGGGAATATACGTCTTACGATCCGCGAACAGCAGCTTCTGATCCATCTTTTGAAACATAACAGAAAAACCATAAAACGCGATGATATTCTGGATAATCTCTGGGAAACCAATGATTATTTTACAGGAAGAAGTCTTGACGTATTCATCAGCAGACTTCGAAAATATTTCATCCATGATCCTGAAATAAAAATCCAATCCCTGAGAGGAATTGGATTTGAAATTGATTTTCCGACAAAATAA